A region from the Malus domestica chromosome 07, GDT2T_hap1 genome encodes:
- the LOC103434704 gene encoding uncharacterized protein isoform X5, producing the protein MRNADLLPSLPSHLFNFGNNIDIQMTNWDAQMNMNRKFGFCMGSKAFESDNQNNMRAGDFSLPLQQSSSLLTYQSAVNYPSGALRYDDISEQSMLLDKKISAPQFLDCQAIQNARKRPIEVDDLGRLVGDTTALNDLYNNKRNKMTNINSQQQWHQESSMEQQNNKTDTASVLQEASIYIMLLQEQIQQNLVRMLSSSYKNAAALHPQESGSGQVLDLRSKGLCLVPVSITQKVTMEERSDHLATSRKVVIANHF; encoded by the exons ATGAGAAACGCTGATCTTCTTCCATCTCTACCCTCCCATCTTTTCAACTTTG GAAACAATATTGATATTCAGATGACAAATTGGGATGCACAAATGAACATGAACAGAAAATT TGGGTTTTGCATGGGGTCCAAGGCATTCGAAAGTGACAACCAGAATAACATGAGAGCCGGAGACTTTTCTCTTCCTCTGCAGCAGTCATCATCCCTCCTTACCTATCAATCTGCAG TTAACTATCCATCGGGTGCCTTAAGATATGATGACATTTCCGAGCAGTCAATGTTGCTGGACAAGAAGATTTCAGCTCCCCAATTTCTA GATTGCCAGGCCATACAAAATGCAAGGAAACGTCCAATTGAGGTTGATGACCTTGGTCGTCTTGTTGGTGACACGACAGCTCTAAACGACTTATACAACAATAAGAGAAACAAGATGACAAACATTAATTCTCAACAACAATGGCATCAAGAAAGCTCAATGGAGCAACAAAACAATAAG ACTGACACTGCCTCAGTTCTTCAAGAGGCTTCCATATATATCATGCTCCTCCAAGAACAAATTCAG caGAATCTGGTAAGGATGCTTAGTAGTTCATACAAGAATGCTGCAGCTCTTCACCCACAG GAATCTGGGAGTGGGCAGGTGCTTGATCTCAGAAGCAAAGGTCTTTGCTTGGTTCCTGTGTCAATTACTCAGAAAGTGACTATGGAAGAGCGTTCTGATCATCTTGCTACATCAAGAAAAGTTGTCATAGCTAATCACTTCTAA
- the LOC103434704 gene encoding uncharacterized protein isoform X6: MRNADLLPSLPSHLFNFGNNIDIQMTNWDAQMNMNRKFGFCMGSKAFESDNQNNMRAGDFSLPLQQSSSLLTYQSAVNYPSGALRYDDISEQSMLLDKKISAPQFLDCQAIQNARKRPIEVDDLGRLVGDTTALNDLYNNKRNKMTNINSQQQWHQESSMEQQNNKTDTASVLQEASIYIMLLQEQIQNLVRMLSSSYKNAAALHPQESGSGQVLDLRSKGLCLVPVSITQKVTMEERSDHLATSRKVVIANHF, from the exons ATGAGAAACGCTGATCTTCTTCCATCTCTACCCTCCCATCTTTTCAACTTTG GAAACAATATTGATATTCAGATGACAAATTGGGATGCACAAATGAACATGAACAGAAAATT TGGGTTTTGCATGGGGTCCAAGGCATTCGAAAGTGACAACCAGAATAACATGAGAGCCGGAGACTTTTCTCTTCCTCTGCAGCAGTCATCATCCCTCCTTACCTATCAATCTGCAG TTAACTATCCATCGGGTGCCTTAAGATATGATGACATTTCCGAGCAGTCAATGTTGCTGGACAAGAAGATTTCAGCTCCCCAATTTCTA GATTGCCAGGCCATACAAAATGCAAGGAAACGTCCAATTGAGGTTGATGACCTTGGTCGTCTTGTTGGTGACACGACAGCTCTAAACGACTTATACAACAATAAGAGAAACAAGATGACAAACATTAATTCTCAACAACAATGGCATCAAGAAAGCTCAATGGAGCAACAAAACAATAAG ACTGACACTGCCTCAGTTCTTCAAGAGGCTTCCATATATATCATGCTCCTCCAAGAACAAATTCAG AATCTGGTAAGGATGCTTAGTAGTTCATACAAGAATGCTGCAGCTCTTCACCCACAG GAATCTGGGAGTGGGCAGGTGCTTGATCTCAGAAGCAAAGGTCTTTGCTTGGTTCCTGTGTCAATTACTCAGAAAGTGACTATGGAAGAGCGTTCTGATCATCTTGCTACATCAAGAAAAGTTGTCATAGCTAATCACTTCTAA
- the LOC103434704 gene encoding transcription factor bHLH111-like isoform X4 — translation MRNADLLPSLPSHLFNFGNNIDIQMTNWDAQMNMNRKFGFCMGSKAFESDNQNNMRAGDFSLPLQQSSSLLTYQSAVNYPSGALRYDDISEQSMLLDKKISAPQFLDCQAIQNARKRPIEVDDLGRLVGDTTALNDLYNNKRNKMTNINSQQQWHQESSMEQQNNKLHHLPVRRSQKLSDKITALQKLVSPYGKTDTASVLQEASIYIMLLQEQIQNLVRMLSSSYKNAAALHPQESGSGQVLDLRSKGLCLVPVSITQKVTMEERSDHLATSRKVVIANHF, via the exons ATGAGAAACGCTGATCTTCTTCCATCTCTACCCTCCCATCTTTTCAACTTTG GAAACAATATTGATATTCAGATGACAAATTGGGATGCACAAATGAACATGAACAGAAAATT TGGGTTTTGCATGGGGTCCAAGGCATTCGAAAGTGACAACCAGAATAACATGAGAGCCGGAGACTTTTCTCTTCCTCTGCAGCAGTCATCATCCCTCCTTACCTATCAATCTGCAG TTAACTATCCATCGGGTGCCTTAAGATATGATGACATTTCCGAGCAGTCAATGTTGCTGGACAAGAAGATTTCAGCTCCCCAATTTCTA GATTGCCAGGCCATACAAAATGCAAGGAAACGTCCAATTGAGGTTGATGACCTTGGTCGTCTTGTTGGTGACACGACAGCTCTAAACGACTTATACAACAATAAGAGAAACAAGATGACAAACATTAATTCTCAACAACAATGGCATCAAGAAAGCTCAATGGAGCAACAAAACAATAAG TTGCATCATCTGCCTGTGCGAAGAAGCCAAAAGCTTAGTGACAAAATCACAGCTCTCCAAAAATTGGTTTCCCCCTATGGAAAG ACTGACACTGCCTCAGTTCTTCAAGAGGCTTCCATATATATCATGCTCCTCCAAGAACAAATTCAG AATCTGGTAAGGATGCTTAGTAGTTCATACAAGAATGCTGCAGCTCTTCACCCACAG GAATCTGGGAGTGGGCAGGTGCTTGATCTCAGAAGCAAAGGTCTTTGCTTGGTTCCTGTGTCAATTACTCAGAAAGTGACTATGGAAGAGCGTTCTGATCATCTTGCTACATCAAGAAAAGTTGTCATAGCTAATCACTTCTAA
- the LOC103434704 gene encoding transcription factor bHLH111-like isoform X2, producing MRNADLLPSLPSHLFNFGNNIDIQMTNWDAQMNMNRKFGFCMGSKAFESDNQNNMRAGDFSLPLQQSSSLLTYQSAVNYPSGALRYDDISEQSMLLDKKISAPQFLDCQAIQNARKRPIEVDDLGRLVGDTTALNDLYNNKRNKMTNINSQQQWHQESSMEQQNNKLHHLPVRRSQKLSDKITALQKLVSPYGKTDTASVLQEASIYIMLLQEQIQQNLVRMLSSSYKNAAALHPQESGSGQVLDLRSKGLCLVPVSITQKVTMEERSDHLATSRKVVIANHF from the exons ATGAGAAACGCTGATCTTCTTCCATCTCTACCCTCCCATCTTTTCAACTTTG GAAACAATATTGATATTCAGATGACAAATTGGGATGCACAAATGAACATGAACAGAAAATT TGGGTTTTGCATGGGGTCCAAGGCATTCGAAAGTGACAACCAGAATAACATGAGAGCCGGAGACTTTTCTCTTCCTCTGCAGCAGTCATCATCCCTCCTTACCTATCAATCTGCAG TTAACTATCCATCGGGTGCCTTAAGATATGATGACATTTCCGAGCAGTCAATGTTGCTGGACAAGAAGATTTCAGCTCCCCAATTTCTA GATTGCCAGGCCATACAAAATGCAAGGAAACGTCCAATTGAGGTTGATGACCTTGGTCGTCTTGTTGGTGACACGACAGCTCTAAACGACTTATACAACAATAAGAGAAACAAGATGACAAACATTAATTCTCAACAACAATGGCATCAAGAAAGCTCAATGGAGCAACAAAACAATAAG TTGCATCATCTGCCTGTGCGAAGAAGCCAAAAGCTTAGTGACAAAATCACAGCTCTCCAAAAATTGGTTTCCCCCTATGGAAAG ACTGACACTGCCTCAGTTCTTCAAGAGGCTTCCATATATATCATGCTCCTCCAAGAACAAATTCAG caGAATCTGGTAAGGATGCTTAGTAGTTCATACAAGAATGCTGCAGCTCTTCACCCACAG GAATCTGGGAGTGGGCAGGTGCTTGATCTCAGAAGCAAAGGTCTTTGCTTGGTTCCTGTGTCAATTACTCAGAAAGTGACTATGGAAGAGCGTTCTGATCATCTTGCTACATCAAGAAAAGTTGTCATAGCTAATCACTTCTAA
- the LOC103434704 gene encoding transcription factor bHLH111-like isoform X3: MRNADLLPSLPSHLFNFGNNIDIQMTNWDAQMNMNRKFGFCMGSKAFESDNQNNMRAGDFSLPLQQSSSLLTYQSAVNYPSGALRYDDISEQSMLLDKKISAPQFLDCQAIQNARKRPIEVDDLGRLVGDTTALNDLYNNKRNKMTNINSQQQWHQESSMEQQNNKKLHHLPVRRSQKLSDKITALQKLVSPYGKTDTASVLQEASIYIMLLQEQIQNLVRMLSSSYKNAAALHPQESGSGQVLDLRSKGLCLVPVSITQKVTMEERSDHLATSRKVVIANHF, from the exons ATGAGAAACGCTGATCTTCTTCCATCTCTACCCTCCCATCTTTTCAACTTTG GAAACAATATTGATATTCAGATGACAAATTGGGATGCACAAATGAACATGAACAGAAAATT TGGGTTTTGCATGGGGTCCAAGGCATTCGAAAGTGACAACCAGAATAACATGAGAGCCGGAGACTTTTCTCTTCCTCTGCAGCAGTCATCATCCCTCCTTACCTATCAATCTGCAG TTAACTATCCATCGGGTGCCTTAAGATATGATGACATTTCCGAGCAGTCAATGTTGCTGGACAAGAAGATTTCAGCTCCCCAATTTCTA GATTGCCAGGCCATACAAAATGCAAGGAAACGTCCAATTGAGGTTGATGACCTTGGTCGTCTTGTTGGTGACACGACAGCTCTAAACGACTTATACAACAATAAGAGAAACAAGATGACAAACATTAATTCTCAACAACAATGGCATCAAGAAAGCTCAATGGAGCAACAAAACAATAAG AAGTTGCATCATCTGCCTGTGCGAAGAAGCCAAAAGCTTAGTGACAAAATCACAGCTCTCCAAAAATTGGTTTCCCCCTATGGAAAG ACTGACACTGCCTCAGTTCTTCAAGAGGCTTCCATATATATCATGCTCCTCCAAGAACAAATTCAG AATCTGGTAAGGATGCTTAGTAGTTCATACAAGAATGCTGCAGCTCTTCACCCACAG GAATCTGGGAGTGGGCAGGTGCTTGATCTCAGAAGCAAAGGTCTTTGCTTGGTTCCTGTGTCAATTACTCAGAAAGTGACTATGGAAGAGCGTTCTGATCATCTTGCTACATCAAGAAAAGTTGTCATAGCTAATCACTTCTAA
- the LOC103434704 gene encoding transcription factor bHLH111-like isoform X1, with the protein MRNADLLPSLPSHLFNFGNNIDIQMTNWDAQMNMNRKFGFCMGSKAFESDNQNNMRAGDFSLPLQQSSSLLTYQSAVNYPSGALRYDDISEQSMLLDKKISAPQFLDCQAIQNARKRPIEVDDLGRLVGDTTALNDLYNNKRNKMTNINSQQQWHQESSMEQQNNKKLHHLPVRRSQKLSDKITALQKLVSPYGKTDTASVLQEASIYIMLLQEQIQQNLVRMLSSSYKNAAALHPQESGSGQVLDLRSKGLCLVPVSITQKVTMEERSDHLATSRKVVIANHF; encoded by the exons ATGAGAAACGCTGATCTTCTTCCATCTCTACCCTCCCATCTTTTCAACTTTG GAAACAATATTGATATTCAGATGACAAATTGGGATGCACAAATGAACATGAACAGAAAATT TGGGTTTTGCATGGGGTCCAAGGCATTCGAAAGTGACAACCAGAATAACATGAGAGCCGGAGACTTTTCTCTTCCTCTGCAGCAGTCATCATCCCTCCTTACCTATCAATCTGCAG TTAACTATCCATCGGGTGCCTTAAGATATGATGACATTTCCGAGCAGTCAATGTTGCTGGACAAGAAGATTTCAGCTCCCCAATTTCTA GATTGCCAGGCCATACAAAATGCAAGGAAACGTCCAATTGAGGTTGATGACCTTGGTCGTCTTGTTGGTGACACGACAGCTCTAAACGACTTATACAACAATAAGAGAAACAAGATGACAAACATTAATTCTCAACAACAATGGCATCAAGAAAGCTCAATGGAGCAACAAAACAATAAG AAGTTGCATCATCTGCCTGTGCGAAGAAGCCAAAAGCTTAGTGACAAAATCACAGCTCTCCAAAAATTGGTTTCCCCCTATGGAAAG ACTGACACTGCCTCAGTTCTTCAAGAGGCTTCCATATATATCATGCTCCTCCAAGAACAAATTCAG caGAATCTGGTAAGGATGCTTAGTAGTTCATACAAGAATGCTGCAGCTCTTCACCCACAG GAATCTGGGAGTGGGCAGGTGCTTGATCTCAGAAGCAAAGGTCTTTGCTTGGTTCCTGTGTCAATTACTCAGAAAGTGACTATGGAAGAGCGTTCTGATCATCTTGCTACATCAAGAAAAGTTGTCATAGCTAATCACTTCTAA
- the LOC103406344 gene encoding small ribosomal subunit protein uS8z/uS8w gives MVRVSVLNDALKSMYNAEKRGKRQVMIRPSSKVIIKFLLVMQKHGYIGEFEYVDDHRAGKIVVELNGRLNKCGVISPRFDVGVKEIEGWTARLLPSRQFGYIVLTTSAGIMDHEEARRKNVGGKVLGFFY, from the exons ATGGTGAGAGTTAGCGTTTTGAATGATGCTCTTAAGAGCATGTACAATGCTGAGAAAAGGGGCAAGCGCCAGGTCATGATCAGACCATCATCCAAGGTCATCATCAAGTTTCTTTTGGTGATGCAAAAGCATG GATACATTGGTGAGTTTGAGTATGTTGATGATCACAGGGCTGGTAAAATTGTGGTCGAGCTGAATGGAAGGCTTAACAAGTGTGGGGTTATTAGCCCTCGTTTTGATGTTGGTGTTAAGGAGATTGAAGGATGGACTGCCAGGTTGCTTCCTTCTAGACAG TTTGGATACATTGTGCTGACAACATCTGCTGGCATTATGGACCATGAGGAGGCTAGGAGAAAGAATGTCGGTGGTAAAGTGCTTGGTTTCTTTTACTAG
- the LOC103406343 gene encoding ras-related protein RABE1a-like: MATLQPTRARADHDYLIKLLLIGDSGVGKSCLLLRFSDGSFTTSFITTIGIDFKIRTIELDGKRIKLQIWDTAGQERFRTITTAYYRGAMGILLVYDVTDESSFNNIRNWIRNIEQHASVNVNKILVGNKADMDESQRAVPTSRGQALADEYGIKFFETSAKTNLNVEEVFFSIARDIKQRLAESDARGTEPQTLRINEPDRADGQAAQQSSCCG, from the exons ATGGCTACTTTGCAACCGACGAGGGCTCGGGCGGATCACGATTATCTCATCAAGCTTCTCCTCATTGGCGACAGTG GTGTTGGCAAGAGTTGTCTGCTTTTGCGTTTCTCTGATGGCTCCTTTACAACAAGTTTTATCACCACTATTGG GATTGATTTCAAGATAAGAACAATCGAGCTTGATGGCAAACGGATTAAATTGCAAATCTGGGATACGGCTGGTCAAGAACGATTTCGAACAATTACAACAG CTTACTATCGAGGAGCCATGGGTATTTTGTTGGTGTATGATGTTACTGATGAGTCATCTTTCAACA ACATTAGAAACTGGATTCGCAACATTGAGCAGCATGCTTCTGTCAATGTCAACAAGATTCTGGTGGGGAACAAAGCTGATATGGATGAAAGCCAAAGG gctGTGCCGACGTCTAGGGGTCAAGCTCTTGCTGACGAGTATGGTATCAAGTTCTTTGAGACT AGTGCAAAGACGAACCTGAACGTGGAGGAGGTCTTCTTTTCTATAGCCAGGGATATTAAACAGAGACTTGCAGAATCTGATGCCAGGGGCACTGAG CCTCAGACACTTAGGATTAACGAACCAGACAGAGCCGATGGTCAAGCTGCACAACAGTCATCTTGCTGTGGTTAG